In Phormidium yuhuli AB48, one genomic interval encodes:
- a CDS encoding tetratricopeptide repeat protein, whose product MDRALVGRLGTFGAAVVVGAAASAIAPSLPIVIAGTALSGVAGGIFANDLGAMDAQLGDPDLRNAHLTRAVGRAIAVVINEVAQDHQGRSRLALDALAQSARQDWPHIIKDILGHQTPTELFEENLAETYFATAAKDFETLRALANWQDWRPVIHALRPRARRGLRQSWRARLGRWRSGGLYPLGTLTPTLVDTLAQELHKQFPKAIREVLKRDFAQGEEAFAGMVFDLLGNLTAGQQQLAQQLTELRQQTASLSQILADQLTRDLQRLEGIVIEESETIRKTVEDEHEKTRAEIIREIRQPQPPSRQNPNPPSNLARYRRTVPKFVGREVALAELSALFADVDQVAIAAALSGMGGLGKTELAWQWAQQEYEAGTFPGGVVWLDMVAGNPAEQLLLFYQTEFQQPVPEELPTLAQRLAYCWQHWPQQGAVLLVLDDVVRERDGATLSLFRPGGQFRVLWTTRERWTGVQDYRLDTLSDEAARQLLSSYLDGTRLEAEPEALGELLRWFDGLPLGLELAARYLALDEFLSIADYLQGLHLTHDSLDVTVEMAYPYGLEAALAFSWARLEDEAARRLALRLGLYGAAAIPLTAEEQQDWREPLRKLVNLNLLEREAADSLRLHPLVRQFLRQRLAVALSTEARAELRREVAGVIVKQGQRIPDSFTMAQAREFAPWIPHLQEVAEELLPWVGDEDVITPCNGIARFYEGQGLYDAAQPWYEQAVVVVKERLGNRHRDTAAALNNLAGLYESQGKYGDAEPLYLEALAIDRESLPANHPDLAISLNNLAELYRVQGKYGDAEPLYLEALAIVRESLPANHPQLAIHLNNLAGLYRAQGKYGDAEPLYLEALEIDRESLPTNHPELANHLNNLAGLYESQGKYGDAEPLYLEALEIDRESLPANHPQLAIHLNNLAGLYYGQEKYAEAEPLLLETASIFYESLGEEHPNTQTVLNNVISFYRTALAAGLPDRRLRQHPLGDLIRSRL is encoded by the coding sequence ATGGATCGTGCGTTGGTGGGTCGCTTAGGAACCTTTGGCGCCGCTGTGGTGGTGGGGGCGGCGGCCAGCGCGATCGCCCCCAGCCTTCCTATCGTTATCGCCGGAACCGCCCTGTCTGGGGTCGCCGGGGGGATTTTTGCTAATGACTTGGGGGCCATGGATGCCCAGTTGGGAGATCCTGACTTACGCAATGCCCATTTGACGCGGGCCGTGGGGCGGGCGATCGCCGTTGTCATTAACGAGGTCGCCCAAGACCACCAGGGGCGATCGCGCCTCGCCCTGGACGCCTTAGCCCAAAGCGCCCGACAGGATTGGCCGCACATCATCAAAGACATCCTGGGACATCAGACCCCAACGGAATTATTTGAAGAAAACTTAGCCGAAACCTACTTTGCGACGGCGGCCAAGGACTTTGAGACTCTGCGGGCCTTAGCCAATTGGCAAGACTGGCGACCGGTGATTCACGCCTTGCGACCTAGGGCGCGACGCGGGTTGCGCCAATCCTGGCGGGCCCGACTGGGGCGCTGGCGGTCTGGGGGCCTGTATCCCTTAGGCACCTTGACTCCCACCCTCGTGGATACCCTAGCCCAAGAATTGCATAAACAGTTCCCCAAAGCCATCCGGGAAGTCTTGAAGCGGGATTTTGCCCAGGGAGAAGAAGCCTTTGCGGGGATGGTGTTTGACCTGCTGGGGAACCTAACCGCAGGTCAGCAGCAATTGGCGCAACAGTTGACCGAGTTGCGACAACAAACCGCCTCCCTCTCCCAAATTTTAGCCGACCAATTGACCCGGGACTTACAACGGCTAGAGGGGATTGTGATTGAGGAGAGTGAAACAATCCGCAAGACTGTAGAAGACGAACATGAAAAAACCCGCGCCGAGATTATCAGGGAAATTCGCCAACCTCAACCCCCAAGCCGCCAAAACCCCAACCCTCCCAGCAACCTCGCCCGCTACCGTCGCACTGTTCCTAAGTTTGTCGGGCGGGAGGTGGCCCTGGCGGAATTGAGCGCCTTGTTTGCCGATGTCGACCAGGTGGCGATCGCAGCGGCCCTGTCAGGAATGGGGGGACTGGGGAAAACCGAGTTAGCTTGGCAATGGGCGCAACAGGAATATGAAGCGGGGACCTTTCCCGGTGGGGTAGTCTGGTTGGACATGGTGGCGGGGAATCCCGCAGAGCAGTTGCTGCTATTTTATCAGACCGAGTTTCAGCAGCCAGTCCCCGAGGAGTTGCCGACGCTGGCCCAGCGGCTGGCCTATTGTTGGCAGCATTGGCCCCAGCAGGGGGCGGTGTTGCTGGTGTTGGATGACGTGGTGCGAGAGCGGGATGGAGCCACGTTGTCCCTGTTTCGCCCTGGGGGACAGTTTCGGGTCTTGTGGACAACGCGGGAACGCTGGACTGGGGTGCAGGATTACCGCTTGGATACCCTTTCCGATGAGGCGGCGCGGCAGTTGTTGAGCAGCTACCTGGATGGGACCCGGTTGGAGGCGGAACCGGAGGCCCTGGGGGAGTTATTGCGCTGGTTTGACGGCTTGCCCTTGGGGTTGGAGTTGGCGGCGCGCTATTTGGCCTTGGATGAGTTTTTGTCCATTGCTGACTATCTGCAAGGGTTACATCTGACCCATGACTCCCTCGATGTGACCGTGGAGATGGCCTATCCCTACGGATTAGAGGCGGCTTTGGCCTTCAGTTGGGCGCGGCTGGAGGATGAGGCGGCGCGGCGGCTGGCCCTGCGCTTGGGGCTATATGGGGCGGCGGCTATTCCCCTGACAGCAGAGGAGCAACAGGATTGGCGTGAGCCGTTACGGAAGTTGGTGAATTTGAATCTTTTGGAGCGGGAGGCGGCGGATTCGTTGCGGTTACATCCTTTAGTGCGGCAGTTTCTGCGGCAACGGTTGGCGGTGGCGTTGTCTACGGAGGCGCGGGCTGAGTTGCGGCGGGAGGTGGCGGGAGTGATTGTGAAACAGGGTCAACGGATTCCTGACTCTTTTACGATGGCTCAGGCGCGGGAGTTTGCCCCCTGGATTCCTCATTTGCAGGAGGTGGCGGAGGAGTTGTTGCCCTGGGTGGGGGATGAGGATGTGATTACACCCTGCAACGGGATTGCTCGGTTTTACGAAGGTCAGGGACTCTATGACGCGGCGCAACCTTGGTATGAGCAGGCTGTGGTGGTGGTGAAAGAGCGCTTGGGTAACCGACATCGAGACACGGCTGCTGCCCTCAACAACCTGGCGGGGTTGTACGAGTCGCAAGGGAAGTACGGGGACGCCGAACCCCTCTACTTGGAAGCCCTGGCGATTGACCGGGAGAGCCTGCCCGCCAATCATCCCGATTTAGCCATTAGCCTCAACAACCTGGCGGAGTTGTACCGAGTGCAAGGGAAGTACGGGGACGCGGAACCCCTCTACTTGGAAGCCCTGGCGATTGTCCGGGAGAGCCTGCCCGCCAATCATCCCCAGTTAGCCATCCACCTCAACAACCTGGCGGGGTTGTACCGAGCGCAAGGGAAGTACGGGGACGCCGAACCCCTCTACTTGGAAGCCCTAGAGATTGACCGGGAGAGCCTTCCCACCAATCATCCCGAGTTAGCCAACCACCTCAACAACCTGGCGGGGTTGTACGAGTCGCAAGGGAAGTACGGGGACGCCGAACCCCTCTACTTGGAAGCCCTGGAGATTGACCGGGAGAGCCTGCCCGCCAATCATCCCCAGTTAGCCATCCACCTCAACAACCTGGCGGGGTTGTATTATGGGCAAGAAAAATATGCGGAGGCGGAACCGTTATTGTTAGAGACAGCAAGCATTTTCTATGAAAGCCTAGGTGAAGAGCATCCCAATACTCAAACTGTTCTCAATAACGTAATCAGTTTCTACCGTACCGCCCTCGCCGCTGGACTTCCCGACCGCCGCCTGCGCCAACATCCCCTCGGTGACCTGATTCGCTCTCGGCTTTAA
- a CDS encoding HEAT repeat domain-containing protein, with protein MEDKSIDELIQILETSDEFEFTRKKEAAESLGEIATGDERAISALVKLLETSIDESTRIRAAESLGKIATGDERAISALVKLLETSIDEFTRIRAAESLGKIATGDERAILALVKLLETSTDENTRRAAAVSLCEIATGDDRAISELVRILETSTEENTRIRAAESLGEIATGDERAISELVRILETSTDEFTHRAAAYILGKIATGDERAILALVKLLERSTNQDTRSEAAVSLGKIAKGNDRAISELVRILETSIDEFTRIRAAESLGEIATGDERAISELARILETSTDENTRRAAAVSLGKIATGDERAISELVRILETSTDEFTHRAAAYILGKIATGDERAILALVKLLERSTNQDTRSEAAVSLGKIAKGNDRAISELVRILETTTDEFTRREAAKRLGEIATGGDRAILALVKLLETSTDKSSRTLAANSLSKIAQGDDRAISELIKLLETTTDESTRRQAADSLGKIATGDDRAISALVKLLEISTDEDTRQQTAYILGQIADIAKPIFAKRQWLGFILHKLSEIGIIILSLLLSLLSLFVLLMLSDPNFFIPLIFLILLIFLCWLINELYLKRIFTHLKNIFFLWFNKQPNQKVAVWVKILSSKNEFIQWQAIKKLGAIANGNKSAIVALIDTLKTSKNEFIQWQAVKSLGKIGINNRKALNATIKFIETTSNEFIQWQSLEQLDHFKVIPLSMIIQIRKKLKENNSPSINSAILNLQKKLDPLERLILKLFNQKLIKGVQQEYSVKTIFGDSIVNYIDQMQAGRDITNRRTLMNSCLKVHQYLVKFALKNTDFNRAFFYTELFRNRYLVERIAQQDAPLPATISKQLAQDINTAKQRERQTLQAYTDGMNQHLPEVELAALSLDWEKAKQTLETLYRQVAEVEPEFIAKTKVYPLSFQEVQDLLPSNTAIIEFFFTENELITLLILPGHESPLIPEELRVNLKPQNHLERLARDWVADLGDKSKSKDNALQTTLEQLPRQIDHLGELLGFSEFEIYLPRHIQQLIIVPNNSLHLFPIHAVPLNPTQRLIDRFSVRYFPNLHIWKICQNRQRSRQSFLGIENPTEDKDLIFAKAEIASISQGRHFRENHEVLPRPKAKAKKSEILEKAKNYHCFHFSGHAEYNFDNPLDSYLMLSEDHQENLTLSTLFADLHIPDADLVTLSACCTGVVDAFQPTDECLGIATGFLLAGAKAVVSSLWKVNSIATAFLLDEFYRQLEQTPDKAVALQKAQNWLRTRHADELRQRANEWDLSKLRPTERFRLERALKRLQGTSFENPYFWAAFIVTGV; from the coding sequence ATGGAAGATAAGAGTATTGATGAGTTGATTCAAATTCTGGAAACCTCTGATGAGTTTGAGTTCACCCGCAAGAAAGAAGCGGCAGAAAGCTTGGGTGAAATTGCCACAGGGGATGAAAGGGCGATTTCGGCGTTAGTCAAACTTCTGGAAACCTCTATTGATGAGTCTACCCGCATACGAGCGGCAGAAAGCTTGGGTAAAATTGCCACAGGGGATGAAAGGGCGATTTCGGCGTTAGTCAAACTTCTGGAAACCTCTATTGATGAGTTCACCCGCATACGAGCGGCAGAAAGCTTGGGTAAAATTGCCACGGGGGATGAAAGGGCGATTTTGGCGTTAGTCAAGCTTCTGGAAACCTCTACTGATGAGAATACCCGCCGGGCAGCGGCAGTCAGCTTGTGTGAAATTGCCACAGGGGATGACAGGGCGATTTCAGAGTTAGTCAGAATTCTGGAAACCTCTACTGAGGAGAATACCCGGATACGAGCGGCAGAAAGCTTGGGTGAAATTGCCACAGGGGATGAAAGGGCGATTTCAGAGTTAGTCAGAATTCTGGAAACCTCTACTGATGAGTTCACCCACAGGGCAGCGGCATACATCTTGGGTAAAATTGCTACAGGGGATGAAAGGGCGATTTTGGCGTTAGTCAAACTTCTGGAAAGATCTACCAATCAGGACACCCGCAGTGAAGCGGCAGTCAGCCTGGGTAAAATTGCCAAAGGAAATGACAGGGCGATTTCAGAGTTAGTCAGAATTCTGGAAACCTCTATTGATGAGTTCACCCGGATACGAGCGGCAGAAAGCTTGGGTGAAATTGCCACAGGGGATGAAAGGGCGATTTCAGAGTTAGCCAGAATTCTGGAAACCTCTACTGATGAGAATACCCGCCGGGCAGCGGCAGTCAGCTTGGGTAAAATTGCCACAGGGGATGAAAGGGCGATTTCAGAGTTAGTCAGAATTCTGGAAACCTCTACTGATGAGTTCACCCACAGGGCAGCGGCATACATCTTGGGTAAAATTGCTACAGGGGATGAAAGGGCGATTTTGGCGTTAGTCAAACTTCTGGAAAGATCTACCAATCAGGACACCCGCAGTGAAGCGGCAGTCAGCCTGGGTAAAATTGCCAAAGGAAATGACAGGGCGATTTCAGAGTTAGTCAGAATTCTGGAAACAACTACCGATGAGTTCACCCGCAGGGAAGCGGCAAAACGCTTGGGTGAAATTGCCACAGGGGGTGACAGGGCGATTTTGGCGTTAGTCAAACTTCTGGAAACCTCTACTGATAAGTCCAGCCGCACCCTAGCCGCAAACAGCTTGAGTAAAATTGCCCAGGGTGATGACAGGGCGATTTCAGAGTTAATCAAACTTCTGGAAACCACTACCGATGAGTCCACCCGCAGGCAAGCGGCAGACAGCTTGGGTAAAATTGCCACGGGCGATGACAGGGCGATTTCGGCGTTAGTCAAACTTCTGGAAATTTCTACTGATGAGGACACCCGCCAGCAAACGGCATACATTTTGGGTCAAATTGCCGATATCGCAAAGCCTATTTTTGCTAAAAGGCAGTGGCTAGGCTTTATCTTGCATAAATTAAGTGAAATTGGTATAATAATTTTGAGCTTACTTTTGAGCTTACTTAGCTTGTTCGTATTGCTCATGTTGTCAGACCCTAACTTTTTTATACCATTAATTTTTTTAATATTATTAATTTTTTTATGTTGGCTAATAAATGAGCTATATTTAAAAAGGATATTTACTCATCTAAAAAATATATTTTTTCTGTGGTTTAATAAACAACCAAATCAAAAAGTGGCTGTTTGGGTTAAAATTTTAAGCAGCAAAAACGAATTTATCCAGTGGCAAGCTATAAAAAAACTAGGAGCGATCGCCAACGGCAACAAATCTGCGATCGTCGCCTTAATTGATACCTTGAAAACCAGCAAAAATGAATTTATCCAGTGGCAAGCTGTCAAAAGCTTGGGAAAAATTGGCATAAATAACAGAAAAGCACTCAATGCCACGATAAAATTCATAGAAACTACATCTAATGAATTTATCCAGTGGCAATCTTTAGAACAACTGGATCACTTTAAGGTAATTCCGCTATCAATGATTATACAAATTAGAAAAAAATTAAAAGAGAATAATTCTCCCTCGATTAACTCGGCAATTTTGAATCTTCAGAAAAAACTCGATCCCCTAGAAAGGCTAATCTTAAAACTTTTTAATCAAAAATTAATCAAAGGAGTGCAGCAAGAATATTCGGTAAAAACTATATTTGGCGATAGCATTGTTAACTATATTGACCAGATGCAAGCAGGGCGAGACATTACCAATCGTCGAACTTTGATGAATTCTTGCCTAAAAGTTCATCAATACTTAGTTAAGTTTGCTTTAAAAAATACAGACTTTAATCGAGCATTCTTTTACACCGAACTATTCCGAAATCGCTATCTCGTAGAACGCATTGCTCAACAAGATGCCCCCTTACCTGCTACTATCTCCAAGCAACTCGCCCAAGATATCAACACTGCCAAACAAAGAGAACGCCAAACCTTACAAGCCTATACGGACGGCATGAATCAGCATCTCCCCGAAGTGGAATTAGCAGCCCTCAGTCTCGACTGGGAAAAGGCTAAACAAACCTTAGAAACCCTTTACCGCCAAGTTGCAGAAGTTGAACCCGAATTTATCGCCAAAACTAAAGTTTACCCTCTCTCTTTCCAGGAAGTTCAAGATTTACTGCCATCAAATACAGCAATTATAGAATTTTTCTTCACCGAAAACGAACTCATCACCCTGCTGATTCTCCCTGGACATGAATCCCCCTTAATTCCTGAAGAACTCCGAGTTAATCTCAAACCCCAAAACCATTTGGAACGGTTGGCGCGAGACTGGGTGGCAGATTTGGGAGACAAAAGCAAATCTAAAGACAACGCACTCCAGACTACTTTGGAACAGTTACCCAGACAGATTGACCATTTGGGAGAATTGCTCGGTTTCAGTGAGTTCGAGATATATCTACCCCGCCATATTCAGCAGTTAATCATTGTTCCCAACAACAGTTTACATCTGTTTCCCATTCATGCGGTACCATTGAATCCCACTCAGCGCCTGATTGACCGTTTTTCGGTGCGCTATTTCCCCAACCTGCATATCTGGAAAATCTGTCAGAATCGCCAAAGGTCTCGCCAGTCGTTTCTCGGCATCGAAAACCCGACGGAAGACAAGGATTTAATTTTTGCGAAAGCGGAAATTGCCAGTATTTCCCAGGGTCGTCACTTTAGGGAAAATCATGAGGTTTTACCCCGCCCCAAAGCCAAAGCCAAAAAATCGGAAATTCTGGAGAAGGCCAAAAATTACCACTGCTTTCACTTTTCCGGTCATGCGGAGTATAATTTTGACAATCCCCTCGACTCCTATCTAATGCTATCGGAAGACCACCAGGAGAACCTCACCCTCAGTACCCTGTTTGCGGACTTGCACATCCCGGATGCTGATTTGGTCACCCTTTCCGCCTGCTGTACGGGGGTGGTGGATGCGTTTCAACCGACGGATGAGTGTTTGGGAATTGCTACGGGGTTCCTCCTGGCGGGTGCGAAAGCGGTTGTCAGCAGTCTGTGGAAGGTCAATTCTATCGCCACTGCGTTTCTGCTGGATGAGTTCTACCGTCAGCTAGAACAGACCCCAGATAAAGCGGTGGCGCTGCAAAAGGCTCAAAACTGGTTGCGAACTCGCCATGCTGATGAGTTGAGACAGCGCGCAAATGAGTGGGATTTGAGTAAACTAAGACCTACAGAGAGGTTTCGCTTGGAAAGGGCGCTGAAGCGTTTACAAGGGACTTCCTTTGAGAATCCTTATTTTTGGGCGGCGTTTATTGTCACTGGAGTTTAA
- a CDS encoding tetratricopeptide repeat protein, translating to MKESLSYESWFSKGMRFQDIGQYSQAVDCFEKAIDSNPHFIPAWVYKGIAFEQLENYEAAIRCYEEAIKVNPNVADLWFNKGSCLCHSYRYEEGLACFDRVLELDPHHAICQTARALTLATIPNPIKLLERKDLDSARKPLESEESIRLSLTEERYISGQTSNEELEPE from the coding sequence ATGAAAGAATCATTGAGCTATGAAAGCTGGTTTTCTAAAGGGATGAGGTTTCAGGATATCGGACAATATTCTCAAGCTGTCGATTGTTTTGAAAAAGCTATTGACTCTAACCCTCACTTTATTCCTGCTTGGGTGTATAAAGGTATCGCATTTGAGCAATTAGAAAACTATGAAGCGGCAATCCGGTGTTATGAAGAAGCGATAAAAGTTAATCCAAATGTAGCAGATTTATGGTTTAATAAAGGGTCTTGCCTATGTCATTCCTATCGGTATGAAGAGGGGCTGGCTTGCTTTGATCGCGTCTTGGAACTTGACCCCCATCATGCCATTTGCCAGACGGCTCGCGCCCTGACTTTAGCAACTATTCCCAATCCGATTAAACTGCTAGAGCGCAAGGATTTAGATTCAGCAAGAAAGCCCCTAGAAAGCGAGGAATCTATCAGACTTAGTTTAACAGAAGAACGTTACATTTCTGGACAAACATCTAATGAAGAACTGGAGCCAGAATAA
- the leuS gene encoding leucine--tRNA ligase, translated as MESRYTPASIEAKWQKIWDEQGLSVTPDDPDKPKFYALSMFPYPSGNLHMGHVRVYTITDVIARQKRMQGYRVLNPMGWDAFGLPAENAAIQRGVHPAKWTYQNIDQMRQQLQSLGISFDWDKEVTTCSPDYYKWTQWIFLQFLNAGLAYQKESAVNWDPVDQTVLANEQVDNEGRSWRSGAKVERKLLKQWFLKITDYAEALLSDLDSLPGWSDRVKLMQQNWIGKSTGAYLEFPILDDQKHPSDEKIGVFTTRPDTAYGVTYVVLAPEHPLTLQVTTPDRRQAVEAFIEEVSQQSEIDRTAEDKPKRGIPTGGMAINPFTGEEIPIWIADYVLYEYGTGAVMGVPAHDSRDFQFARENNLPIKVVIVPDDGDNADMELREAYTDPGVMVNSGRFDGTASEKGKQAIINYAEEEGFGKARIQYRLRDWLISRQRYWGAPIPVVHCPNCGAVPVPEDQLPVELPENVEFSGKGLSPLAQLEDWVNVPCPTCGTPAKRETDTMDTFIDSSWYFLRYPDAKNETAAFEIETVNDWLPVDQYVGGIEHAILHLLYSRFFTKFLRDRLNLNFNEPFQRLLTQGMVQGLTYKNPKTGKYVPATEIPDLDHPTDPETGDPLEAFYEKMSKSKLNGVDPLQVLEKYGADTARMFILFKAPPEKDLEWDDADVEGQYRFLNRVWRLVTQFAEDNPPRQPLETGNLSKEEKDLRRAIHTAILEVSEDLRDEYQFNTAVSELMKLSNALNDADCQESAVYREGVETLVKLMAPFAPHITEELWQMLGYSDSVHQQGWCELDETALVLDEITLVIQVNGKVRGNIQVPADADKATLERLARESEAAQRYLADKEVKKVIVVPKRLVNFVVPK; from the coding sequence GTGGAGTCTCGCTACACCCCCGCATCCATCGAAGCCAAATGGCAAAAAATCTGGGACGAACAAGGACTCAGCGTCACCCCGGATGACCCGGATAAACCCAAGTTTTATGCACTCTCGATGTTTCCCTACCCCTCGGGAAATCTGCATATGGGTCATGTTCGGGTGTATACCATCACCGATGTGATTGCGCGACAGAAGCGGATGCAGGGATATCGGGTCCTCAACCCCATGGGGTGGGATGCGTTCGGACTTCCGGCGGAAAACGCCGCCATTCAACGGGGAGTCCATCCCGCGAAATGGACGTATCAAAATATTGACCAGATGCGTCAACAGCTTCAGAGTCTGGGGATTTCCTTCGATTGGGATAAGGAAGTGACGACCTGTTCCCCGGACTACTATAAATGGACGCAATGGATTTTTCTGCAATTTCTCAACGCTGGGTTGGCCTATCAGAAAGAGTCGGCGGTGAATTGGGACCCCGTTGACCAAACGGTTTTGGCCAATGAACAAGTGGATAATGAGGGTCGGTCTTGGCGCAGTGGCGCGAAAGTGGAACGGAAACTGCTGAAACAGTGGTTTCTCAAGATTACCGATTATGCTGAGGCCCTGTTATCGGATTTAGATAGTTTGCCCGGTTGGAGCGATCGCGTCAAGTTGATGCAGCAAAACTGGATTGGGAAATCCACCGGCGCCTATCTGGAATTTCCCATTCTCGATGACCAGAAACACCCCAGCGATGAGAAAATTGGCGTCTTCACCACTCGTCCCGATACCGCCTATGGGGTCACGTACGTGGTTTTGGCCCCGGAACATCCCCTCACCTTACAAGTAACCACCCCAGACCGTCGCCAAGCGGTGGAGGCCTTCATTGAGGAGGTTAGCCAACAAAGTGAGATTGACCGGACGGCTGAGGATAAACCCAAACGGGGGATTCCCACGGGAGGAATGGCTATCAATCCCTTTACTGGGGAGGAAATTCCCATTTGGATTGCGGATTACGTTCTCTATGAATATGGAACCGGTGCGGTGATGGGAGTTCCGGCCCATGATAGTCGGGATTTTCAATTCGCAAGAGAGAACAATCTCCCCATTAAGGTGGTGATTGTCCCCGACGATGGGGATAACGCTGATATGGAGTTAAGGGAGGCCTACACGGACCCTGGGGTGATGGTGAACTCGGGACGATTTGATGGAACCGCCTCGGAGAAGGGGAAACAGGCCATCATTAACTACGCTGAAGAGGAAGGATTCGGGAAAGCGCGGATTCAATATCGGCTGCGGGATTGGTTGATTTCCCGTCAACGCTACTGGGGTGCGCCGATTCCCGTGGTTCACTGTCCCAATTGTGGCGCGGTTCCGGTTCCTGAAGACCAACTCCCCGTTGAACTTCCCGAAAATGTGGAGTTTAGTGGGAAGGGACTGTCTCCGTTGGCTCAGTTGGAGGACTGGGTGAATGTTCCTTGTCCGACCTGTGGAACCCCGGCGAAGCGGGAAACGGACACGATGGATACGTTTATTGATTCCTCTTGGTATTTCTTGCGCTATCCTGATGCGAAAAATGAGACGGCGGCCTTTGAGATTGAGACGGTGAACGATTGGCTTCCCGTTGACCAATATGTGGGGGGGATTGAACACGCGATTCTCCATCTTCTCTATTCTCGCTTCTTTACTAAGTTTTTGCGCGATCGCCTCAATCTCAACTTTAATGAACCGTTCCAACGGCTGTTAACTCAGGGAATGGTTCAGGGGTTGACCTACAAGAACCCCAAAACCGGGAAATATGTCCCCGCGACGGAGATTCCCGATTTAGACCATCCCACGGACCCGGAAACGGGGGACCCGTTGGAGGCGTTTTACGAGAAAATGTCTAAATCGAAGCTGAATGGGGTAGACCCGTTGCAGGTGTTGGAGAAGTACGGCGCGGATACGGCCCGGATGTTTATCCTCTTTAAGGCGCCACCGGAGAAGGATTTGGAATGGGATGATGCGGATGTGGAGGGACAATATCGCTTCCTCAACCGCGTCTGGCGACTGGTGACTCAGTTTGCTGAGGACAATCCCCCCCGTCAACCGTTGGAGACGGGGAATCTCTCGAAGGAGGAGAAGGATTTACGTCGGGCCATTCATACGGCGATTCTGGAAGTCAGTGAGGATTTGCGGGATGAGTATCAGTTTAATACGGCGGTTTCGGAGTTGATGAAACTCAGTAACGCTTTAAATGATGCGGATTGTCAGGAGTCTGCGGTGTATCGGGAGGGGGTTGAGACGTTGGTGAAACTGATGGCCCCGTTTGCACCCCATATTACTGAGGAATTATGGCAGATGTTGGGCTATTCTGACTCGGTTCATCAGCAAGGCTGGTGTGAGTTGGATGAGACGGCGTTGGTGTTGGATGAGATTACTCTGGTGATTCAGGTGAATGGGAAGGTTCGCGGGAATATCCAGGTTCCGGCGGATGCGGATAAGGCGACGTTGGAACGGTTGGCGCGGGAGTCGGAGGCGGCCCAGCGGTATCTGGCGGATAAGGAAGTGAAGAAGGTGATTGTGGTTCCCAAGCGGTTGGTGAATTTTGTGGTTCCCAAGTGA
- a CDS encoding energy-coupling factor transporter transmembrane component T family protein, protein MDLLRSLPLGLYLEKPSTWLHHLDARVKLAWLMSFLLTPVLANELWRLGLVVFLILVTLAAQIPLRVWRQQMGWLLFICSTILIVGSITPDGLPDTHQPRLPQDELNFPQQEITPPPDESRNPWYNPFGWGTAESETDSLVEEAEELPQPTDYRYVLLEQPPLRVTRQSLSLAVRVSTLLFTLIYSTNLYLLTTAPEAITDGLEDLMQPLRRFGVPVTEIALTLTLSLRFLPLVLEEIQNLGRSVQTRAINWKKLGFRGTAKIWLIVAERLLQNLLLRAEQISAAMEVRGFTSPNRHRVIWHDGQLKWMDSLAIALLLGFWVVRGLWGWEA, encoded by the coding sequence ATGGATTTACTGCGATCGCTCCCCCTCGGACTCTATCTAGAAAAACCCAGCACCTGGCTACATCACCTCGATGCGCGAGTCAAGCTAGCCTGGCTGATGAGTTTCCTGCTCACCCCAGTTCTCGCCAACGAACTCTGGCGGCTGGGGTTAGTGGTGTTTCTGATTCTGGTCACCCTAGCGGCCCAGATTCCCCTGCGGGTTTGGCGACAACAGATGGGATGGTTACTCTTTATCTGTAGCACCATTCTCATTGTGGGCTCCATCACCCCCGATGGCCTCCCCGATACCCATCAACCCCGACTCCCCCAGGATGAACTCAACTTCCCTCAGCAAGAGATTACCCCTCCCCCGGACGAGTCTCGTAACCCTTGGTATAACCCCTTCGGTTGGGGAACGGCCGAATCGGAGACGGACAGCTTAGTCGAAGAAGCCGAGGAACTCCCCCAACCGACGGACTATCGCTATGTTCTCTTGGAACAACCTCCCCTAAGGGTCACTCGCCAATCCCTATCTCTGGCGGTTCGCGTCAGTACCCTGCTGTTTACCCTCATCTACAGCACTAATCTCTATCTCCTCACCACCGCACCGGAAGCCATTACTGATGGTTTAGAAGACTTAATGCAACCCCTACGCCGCTTTGGGGTTCCCGTCACAGAAATTGCGCTCACCCTGACGCTGTCCTTGCGCTTTCTCCCCCTGGTGTTGGAGGAAATCCAGAATTTAGGCCGTTCCGTCCAAACTCGGGCCATCAATTGGAAAAAACTCGGATTTCGCGGAACCGCTAAGATTTGGCTGATTGTCGCCGAACGCCTGTTGCAAAACCTGCTGTTGCGGGCCGAACAAATTTCCGCCGCCATGGAAGTACGCGGCTTCACCAGTCCTAATCGCCATCGGGTCATTTGGCATGATGGGCAGCTAAAATGGATGGATAGTCTGGCGATCGCCCTGCTGCTTGGCTTCTGGGTTGTCCGTGGCCTCTGGGGTTGGGAAGCCTAA